The Hymenobacter baengnokdamensis genome includes a region encoding these proteins:
- the kbl gene encoding glycine C-acetyltransferase gives MYGTLQSDLQQTLQEIKDAGLYKKERVITSPQGAEIDTREAGDVLNFCANNYLGLSSHPEVIKAAKATIDSHGYGMSSVRFICGTQDIHKELEAKLAEFLGTEDTILYAAAFDANGGVFEPLFDERDAIISDALNHASIIDGVRLCKAQRYRYQHNDMADLEKQLQDAVAKGTRHRIIVTDGSFSMDGTIAQLDKICDLADKYSALVMIDECHSMGFLGKTGRGTHEYRNVMGRVDIITGTLGKALGGAMGGFTSGRKEIIELLRQRSRPYLFSNTLAPAIVGASLRVLELLTESTQLRDQLEENTQYFRQQMTAAGFDITPGEHPIVPVMLYDAKLAQEFAARMLDEGIYVVGFYYPVVPQGKARIRVQLSAAHTRPQLDKAIAAFTKVGHELGVLK, from the coding sequence ATGTACGGCACCCTTCAATCCGACCTTCAGCAAACGCTTCAAGAAATAAAAGACGCGGGCCTCTACAAAAAAGAGCGCGTTATCACCTCGCCCCAGGGCGCCGAAATTGACACCCGGGAAGCCGGCGACGTGCTCAACTTCTGCGCCAACAACTACCTGGGTCTCAGCTCGCACCCCGAGGTAATAAAGGCCGCCAAGGCTACTATCGACTCGCATGGCTACGGCATGAGCTCGGTGCGCTTTATCTGCGGCACCCAGGATATTCACAAGGAGCTGGAAGCTAAGCTAGCCGAGTTTCTGGGCACCGAGGATACTATCCTGTACGCCGCCGCCTTCGACGCCAATGGCGGCGTATTCGAGCCGCTGTTTGACGAGCGCGACGCCATTATTTCGGATGCCCTCAACCACGCCAGCATCATCGACGGCGTGCGCCTGTGCAAGGCCCAGCGCTACCGCTACCAGCACAACGACATGGCCGACCTCGAAAAGCAGCTGCAAGACGCTGTGGCCAAGGGCACGCGCCACCGCATCATCGTGACGGATGGCTCGTTTTCGATGGACGGCACCATTGCGCAGCTGGATAAAATATGCGACCTGGCCGATAAATATAGTGCTTTGGTAATGATTGACGAGTGCCACTCAATGGGCTTCCTGGGCAAAACCGGCCGCGGCACCCACGAGTACCGCAACGTGATGGGCCGCGTCGACATCATCACCGGCACCCTGGGCAAGGCGCTGGGCGGCGCCATGGGCGGCTTCACCTCGGGCCGCAAGGAGATTATCGAGCTGCTACGCCAGCGCTCGCGCCCGTATCTGTTCAGCAATACCCTGGCGCCCGCCATCGTGGGGGCCAGCCTGCGCGTGCTGGAGCTGCTTACCGAAAGCACCCAGCTGCGCGACCAGCTCGAAGAGAATACGCAGTATTTCCGCCAGCAGATGACGGCGGCCGGCTTCGATATCACGCCCGGCGAACATCCTATTGTGCCCGTTATGCTCTACGATGCCAAGCTGGCCCAGGAATTTGCCGCCCGCATGCTCGATGAAGGCATTTATGTGGTGGGCTTTTACTACCCCGTGGTGCCGCAGGGCAAGGCCCGCATCCGGGTGCAGCTCAGCGCCGCCCACACCCGGCCCCAGCTTGATAAGGCCATTGCGGCCTTTACCAAAGTGGGCCATGAGCTGGGCGTGTTAAAATAG
- a CDS encoding patatin-like phospholipase family protein, whose protein sequence is MTIRLLVILSLLTLPGSIQPVRAQLPSPPYRNLIMKGGGIRGIAYGGALQELAAQGILSHITRVGGTSAGAIQAALLAVGYSPEAIIEVINRTPVQRLNDGRFIFVGGGSRLLRQYGWYRGDQLTKYLCELVGRQTQRPNLTLAELHQLAQVQPGRYRDLYTTGTNLTLQRTQVFSYETHPDMRVADAVRISMSIPLYFRAVLLDIDNHVIQGKPKAGQPVQVLVDGGLLANYPLHMFDQPRYLPAGLPPGSTANPETLGLRLDRDEQIALDTLPTGRQALAPYDIRDFSSYIGALYTVALENLNPALPPDWPRTISISTRGFGPKVRRISAEEKEQLIASGKLGVQLFMVRQRADR, encoded by the coding sequence ATGACTATTCGCTTACTCGTTATACTCAGTCTTTTGACCTTGCCCGGCAGTATCCAGCCTGTGCGCGCTCAGCTTCCTTCGCCGCCTTACCGCAACCTTATTATGAAAGGCGGCGGCATCCGGGGTATCGCCTACGGCGGGGCCTTGCAGGAACTGGCCGCACAGGGTATTCTGAGCCATATAACGCGGGTGGGCGGCACTTCGGCGGGGGCCATTCAGGCGGCGCTGCTGGCGGTTGGCTACTCGCCCGAAGCCATTATCGAAGTCATCAACCGCACGCCCGTGCAGCGGCTCAACGACGGGCGCTTCATCTTCGTGGGGGGTGGCAGCCGCCTGCTGCGCCAGTACGGCTGGTACCGGGGCGACCAGCTCACCAAATACCTCTGCGAGCTGGTGGGCCGCCAGACGCAGCGCCCCAACCTCACCCTGGCCGAGCTGCACCAGCTGGCCCAGGTGCAGCCCGGCCGCTACCGCGACCTCTACACCACGGGCACTAACCTTACGCTGCAACGCACCCAGGTATTCAGCTACGAAACCCACCCCGATATGCGCGTAGCCGACGCCGTACGCATCAGCATGAGTATTCCGCTGTATTTCCGGGCTGTGCTGCTCGATATCGACAATCACGTTATCCAGGGCAAGCCCAAAGCCGGCCAGCCCGTGCAGGTGCTCGTGGATGGCGGCCTGCTGGCCAACTACCCGCTGCATATGTTCGACCAGCCGCGCTACCTGCCCGCCGGCCTGCCACCCGGCAGCACCGCCAACCCCGAAACCCTGGGCCTGCGCCTCGACCGCGACGAGCAGATAGCCCTCGACACCCTGCCTACCGGCCGCCAGGCCCTCGCGCCCTACGACATCCGCGATTTCTCCTCCTACATCGGCGCTCTCTACACCGTAGCCCTCGAAAACCTCAACCCCGCTCTGCCCCCCGACTGGCCCCGCACCATCAGTATCAGCACCAGGGGCTTCGGGCCCAAGGTGCGGCGAATCTCGGCTGAGGAGAAGGAGCAGCTTATTGCAAGCGGCAAGCTGGGGGTGCAATTATTTATGGTACGTCAACGGGCCGACCGCTAA
- a CDS encoding NAD-dependent epimerase/dehydratase family protein → MTTSPSESDTPRTPGNVLVIGACGQLGLELTAALRRRYAPEAVVAADVRPPRNPAALAGGPFELLDVLDKARLEALVQQYRPVQIYHLAALLSATAEKDPMFAWKLNMDGLLNVLNLAVQYQVPQVYWPSSIAVFGPDTPREHTPQLTIMNPNTVYGISKLAGEQWCEWYHRHHGLDVRSLRYPGLIGYKSLPGGGTTDYAVDIYHKAVAGEDFECFLKEDSYLPMMYMPDALKATLDLMHAPAASIKVRTSYNLGAMSFSPKEITAAIQQEMPGFHVTYKPDGRQAIADSWPASIDDSAAQKDWGWQPEFDLAKMTHDMLAHLRQPVTA, encoded by the coding sequence ATGACTACCTCGCCCAGCGAATCCGATACCCCTCGAACACCCGGCAACGTCCTCGTTATCGGGGCCTGCGGCCAGCTTGGCCTGGAGCTGACGGCCGCCTTGCGCCGGCGCTACGCACCCGAGGCAGTTGTGGCCGCCGATGTGCGCCCGCCCCGCAACCCCGCGGCGCTGGCCGGTGGCCCGTTTGAGCTGCTCGATGTGCTGGATAAAGCCCGGCTGGAGGCGCTGGTGCAACAATATAGGCCGGTGCAGATATATCACCTGGCGGCCCTGCTCTCGGCCACGGCCGAGAAGGACCCGATGTTTGCCTGGAAGCTCAACATGGATGGCCTGCTGAACGTGCTGAACTTGGCCGTGCAGTACCAGGTGCCGCAGGTGTACTGGCCCAGCTCCATCGCCGTATTCGGCCCCGACACGCCCCGCGAGCACACCCCGCAGCTCACCATCATGAACCCCAACACGGTGTATGGCATCAGCAAGCTAGCCGGCGAGCAGTGGTGCGAGTGGTACCACCGCCACCACGGCCTCGACGTGCGCAGCCTGCGCTACCCCGGCCTCATCGGCTACAAGAGCCTGCCCGGCGGCGGCACCACCGACTACGCCGTTGACATCTACCACAAGGCCGTGGCGGGTGAGGATTTCGAGTGTTTTCTAAAGGAAGACTCCTACCTGCCGATGATGTACATGCCGGATGCCCTCAAGGCCACGCTCGACCTCATGCACGCGCCGGCCGCCAGCATTAAGGTGCGCACCAGCTACAACCTGGGCGCGATGAGCTTCTCGCCCAAAGAAATAACGGCTGCCATTCAGCAGGAAATGCCGGGCTTTCACGTTACTTACAAGCCCGACGGCCGGCAGGCCATTGCCGACTCGTGGCCCGCCAGCATCGACGACAGCGCGGCCCAAAAAGACTGGGGCTGGCAGCCGGAGTTCGACCTGGCCAAAATGACCCATGACATGCTGGCCCACCTGCGCCAGCCAGTGACGGCATAG
- a CDS encoding alpha/beta fold hydrolase: MPAPGQTSLTSDYQTRLRVRLPDGRQLGLTRYGDPGHRPVVFQHGFGTSGLALPPVPALLARLKLQLIAPDRPGVGQSDVYRRLSFPSFAADTVALLDALGIGQPVEVMGWSVGGVHALALAARYPQRVAAVQLLSSCLPLGERASYQHLSRTWKLLRWGQTRFPWLNRTTFLWLSRQWARHPNRTIDWFIRLMQPAERVVTAEFRALLRDAAVQGFTHGGRGVYDDAQAWCRPPGFRIEDVRAPCTLWHGTADGVWGASHLPYLASRLTAAHLRLLPNQGHMLYLENWEEILTQLT, encoded by the coding sequence ATGCCCGCTCCTGGTCAAACCAGTCTTACTTCCGACTACCAGACGCGCCTGCGCGTGCGCCTGCCCGATGGCCGCCAGCTGGGCCTGACGCGCTATGGCGACCCCGGCCACCGCCCGGTAGTATTTCAGCACGGATTTGGCACTTCCGGCCTGGCGCTGCCGCCTGTCCCGGCGCTGCTGGCCCGGTTAAAGCTGCAGCTAATTGCCCCCGACCGGCCCGGCGTGGGCCAGAGCGACGTGTACCGGCGCCTCTCGTTTCCGTCGTTTGCGGCCGATACCGTGGCCCTGCTCGATGCGCTGGGCATCGGGCAGCCGGTAGAGGTGATGGGGTGGTCGGTGGGCGGCGTACACGCGCTGGCGCTGGCCGCCCGCTACCCACAGCGGGTGGCGGCCGTGCAGCTGCTCAGCAGCTGCCTGCCCCTGGGCGAGCGGGCCAGCTACCAGCACTTGTCGCGCACCTGGAAGCTGCTGCGCTGGGGCCAGACGCGCTTTCCGTGGCTCAACCGCACTACGTTTTTGTGGCTGAGCCGGCAGTGGGCACGCCACCCCAACCGCACTATCGACTGGTTTATCCGGCTTATGCAGCCCGCCGAGCGGGTCGTAACGGCCGAATTCCGGGCCTTGCTGCGCGATGCGGCCGTGCAGGGCTTCACCCACGGCGGCCGGGGCGTGTACGACGATGCCCAGGCCTGGTGCCGCCCGCCCGGCTTTCGCATCGAAGACGTGCGCGCCCCCTGTACGCTCTGGCACGGCACCGCCGATGGGGTGTGGGGAGCCAGCCATCTTCCTTACCTGGCCAGCCGCCTTACGGCCGCGCACCTGCGCCTGCTGCCCAATCAGGGCCACATGCTCTATCTGGAAAACTGGGAGGAGATTTTGACGCAGCTTACTTAG
- a CDS encoding MFS transporter, with protein sequence MLTAFRSLEHRNFRLYYAGQSVSLIGTWMQRLAVSWLVYSATHSSVLLGVVMFAGQIPTLLLAPYGGTVADRYSRYRILVFTQVASFIQASLLAGLVLSGYYNTWAVASLSLLLGTINAFDIPARQSLLVELVDNPTYLPNAIALNSTMVNVARLLGPAIAGLLLTYLGAGTCFALNALSFGAVIASLLLMRLVPRPPRAHRPGTWEGLREGWAYLRQAPGLRRQILLMAGIACCAMPYGTLLPVFAREVFHGAAGTFGWLNSMSGLGALAGALFLASRPAGSHQSRHVSYAALGFCLGLLGFALSARLPVALVFSVLSGTGMMLFIAGTNTFVQTHVDDRMRGRVLSYYVMAFQGVQPLGSLLVGWLARQLGAPHTVLLQATAGLLVVLVFWKSKKALAPAPAA encoded by the coding sequence TTGCTTACCGCCTTCCGCTCGCTTGAGCACCGCAATTTTCGTCTGTACTACGCCGGACAGTCGGTGTCGCTCATCGGCACCTGGATGCAGCGGCTGGCCGTGAGCTGGCTTGTGTATTCGGCCACGCATTCGAGCGTGCTGCTGGGCGTGGTTATGTTCGCGGGCCAGATTCCGACGCTGCTACTGGCGCCTTATGGCGGCACGGTGGCCGACCGCTACAGCCGCTACCGCATTCTGGTTTTTACGCAAGTGGCCTCTTTTATTCAGGCCAGCCTGCTGGCGGGGCTGGTGCTGAGCGGCTATTACAACACCTGGGCCGTGGCCAGCCTGAGCCTATTGCTGGGCACCATCAATGCCTTCGACATTCCGGCCCGGCAATCGCTGCTGGTCGAGCTGGTTGATAACCCCACTTACCTGCCCAACGCTATTGCCCTGAACTCGACTATGGTGAACGTGGCCCGGCTGCTGGGGCCCGCCATTGCCGGCCTGCTGCTCACCTATCTGGGGGCAGGGACGTGCTTTGCACTCAATGCGCTCAGCTTTGGGGCCGTGATAGCCTCGCTGCTGCTCATGCGCCTGGTACCGCGCCCGCCGCGGGCACATCGCCCAGGCACCTGGGAGGGCTTGCGCGAGGGCTGGGCCTACCTACGCCAGGCCCCCGGCCTGCGCCGGCAAATCCTGCTGATGGCGGGGATAGCCTGTTGCGCCATGCCCTATGGCACGCTGCTGCCGGTGTTTGCCCGTGAGGTATTTCACGGGGCCGCAGGCACGTTTGGCTGGCTCAACAGCATGTCGGGCCTGGGCGCGCTCGCGGGAGCGCTGTTCCTGGCCTCGCGCCCGGCCGGCAGCCACCAGAGCCGTCATGTCAGCTACGCGGCGCTGGGGTTTTGCCTCGGGCTGCTGGGCTTTGCGCTGAGCGCCCGGCTGCCCGTAGCACTGGTATTTAGCGTGCTGAGCGGAACCGGCATGATGCTGTTTATCGCGGGCACCAACACTTTTGTGCAAACCCACGTGGACGACCGGATGCGGGGTCGGGTGCTGAGCTACTACGTGATGGCGTTTCAGGGCGTGCAGCCGCTGGGGAGCCTGCTGGTGGGCTGGCTGGCGCGGCAGCTGGGGGCTCCGCATACCGTGTTGCTGCAAGCCACGGCCGGACTGCTGGTAGTGCTGGTATTTTGGAAAAGCAAAAAGGCGCTGGCGCCAGCGCCAGCTGCCTAA
- a CDS encoding TerC family protein, with translation MYAQLQDIVDHPLPSLAVVGNLIIIESLLSVDNAAVLATLVGDLPREQRKQALRYGIFGAYLFRGLCLVFASYLVGFWFLKPLGGLYLLYLTFNYFHTAKPADDEAPDKQKSWLYRSTLGLLGPFWATVAVIELMDVAFSIDNVFAVVAFSNNLILVLVGVFIGILAMRLVAQAFVGLMGKYPFLETAAFVVIGILGLKLVLSLLRHFAPGHPVSDFLDSDAADVGLTVITIATFGGPLLTSRLLGWPRRLGSR, from the coding sequence ATGTACGCCCAGCTTCAAGATATCGTCGACCATCCGCTGCCCTCGCTGGCGGTAGTCGGCAACCTGATTATTATTGAGAGCCTGCTCTCCGTAGATAATGCCGCCGTGCTGGCTACCCTCGTGGGCGACCTGCCCCGCGAGCAGCGCAAGCAAGCGCTGCGCTACGGCATTTTTGGGGCTTATCTGTTTCGCGGGCTGTGCCTGGTGTTTGCCTCGTACCTGGTAGGCTTCTGGTTTTTGAAGCCGCTGGGCGGGCTTTATCTACTTTATCTGACCTTTAATTACTTCCACACGGCCAAGCCAGCCGACGACGAGGCGCCCGACAAGCAAAAAAGCTGGCTCTACCGCAGCACGCTGGGCCTGCTGGGGCCTTTCTGGGCTACCGTCGCCGTGATAGAGCTGATGGATGTGGCGTTTTCTATCGACAACGTGTTTGCGGTCGTGGCGTTTAGCAACAACCTGATTCTCGTACTCGTAGGGGTGTTTATCGGCATCCTGGCCATGCGGCTGGTGGCCCAGGCTTTCGTGGGGCTGATGGGCAAGTACCCGTTTCTCGAAACGGCGGCTTTCGTGGTTATCGGCATTCTGGGGCTTAAGCTGGTGCTGTCGCTGCTCCGGCACTTCGCGCCTGGCCACCCCGTCAGCGACTTCCTCGACAGTGATGCCGCCGATGTGGGCCTGACCGTTATCACCATTGCTACATTTGGCGGACCGCTGCTTACTTCGCGCCTGCTGGGCTGGCCCCGCCGCCTGGGCAGCCGGTAG
- a CDS encoding DUF3891 family protein: MNPLPTGWQVIYQQAHALLAAQLAWAWPAFLPADRWVGLLAAIMQHDDEQAAWHGRGGHHGLTPAGAPANFTQVAFSLEQATGVLHAARFQGRWRSLLTSLHLSTLYEPLRGSNPATTAFLDELRASQSRWLKELHLTKTQARQAYDLLHWCDRLSLILCRQELPEMGRELEIYRAPLAAGRAAHYVCQPDGPGTAVVVRPWPFACKQLAVSVEAQQLHQLQFNDDAELAAALRQAPTKTLSWILQAG; encoded by the coding sequence GTGAACCCTCTTCCCACCGGCTGGCAGGTTATCTACCAGCAGGCGCACGCGCTGCTGGCGGCGCAGCTGGCCTGGGCCTGGCCCGCATTTTTGCCGGCCGACCGCTGGGTGGGTCTGCTGGCGGCCATTATGCAGCACGACGATGAGCAGGCGGCCTGGCACGGGCGCGGGGGGCACCACGGCCTCACGCCCGCCGGCGCCCCGGCCAACTTTACGCAGGTGGCTTTTTCGCTGGAGCAGGCCACCGGGGTATTGCACGCGGCGCGCTTTCAGGGGCGCTGGCGCAGCTTGCTTACCAGCCTGCACCTGAGCACCTTGTACGAGCCGTTGCGGGGTAGTAACCCCGCTACTACGGCGTTTTTGGATGAGCTGCGTGCCAGCCAGAGCCGCTGGCTCAAAGAGCTGCACCTTACTAAAACCCAGGCCCGCCAAGCCTACGACCTGCTGCACTGGTGCGACCGCCTGTCGCTTATTCTGTGCCGCCAGGAGCTGCCCGAGATGGGGCGCGAGCTGGAAATATACCGCGCCCCGCTGGCTGCCGGGCGGGCGGCGCACTACGTGTGCCAGCCCGATGGGCCGGGCACCGCAGTAGTGGTGCGCCCCTGGCCATTTGCCTGCAAGCAGCTGGCAGTAAGCGTAGAAGCTCAGCAGCTGCACCAGCTGCAGTTTAATGACGATGCTGAGCTGGCGGCGGCGTTGCGCCAAGCGCCCACCAAAACCCTGAGCTGGATACTACAGGCCGGCTAG
- a CDS encoding YihY/virulence factor BrkB family protein codes for MARYTLSDIFTVAKSAAGEFGNNNSFRHAAALSYYTIFSLPPLLLIVITITSAIYGGDALTGQIYGQLKGLVGAESAKFLQDSIAKFTLEQKSGLATAIGVGTLVFAATTFFVTLQESINDIWNLKVKTEGIGVLQYLQQRLLSFGLILSVALLLLISFVVSAVLTTFTGWLQHYIPEVGLIAIKLIDFVLSLAVTTLLFGLIYRFLPDAIIRWRDVGIGAFITAALFILGKYLIALYISTANPGSAFGAAGSAIVLLVWVNYSSLIIFYGAEFTQEFADAYGQKVQPKSHAVRVELKEIAPGESANDKATGRPPSTGSWGG; via the coding sequence ATGGCCCGCTATACGCTTTCCGATATATTTACCGTGGCCAAGTCGGCCGCTGGCGAGTTTGGCAACAACAACTCGTTCCGGCACGCGGCGGCGCTCTCGTACTACACTATTTTTTCGCTGCCGCCGCTGCTGCTCATCGTCATCACGATAACCAGCGCGATTTATGGCGGCGATGCGCTTACGGGGCAGATTTACGGGCAGCTCAAAGGGCTGGTCGGGGCCGAGTCGGCCAAGTTTCTGCAAGACAGTATTGCCAAGTTTACGCTTGAGCAAAAAAGTGGCCTGGCCACGGCTATCGGGGTGGGTACGCTCGTTTTTGCCGCCACTACTTTCTTTGTCACGCTCCAGGAAAGCATTAACGATATCTGGAACCTGAAGGTAAAAACCGAAGGTATAGGGGTTTTGCAATATTTGCAGCAGCGGCTACTCTCGTTCGGGCTCATTTTGAGCGTAGCCTTGCTGCTGCTTATCTCTTTCGTGGTCAGTGCCGTGCTTACCACTTTCACGGGCTGGCTCCAGCACTACATTCCCGAAGTAGGGCTGATTGCCATCAAGCTTATCGACTTCGTGCTGTCACTGGCCGTGACGACGCTGCTGTTTGGACTCATCTACCGGTTTTTGCCCGATGCTATTATTCGCTGGCGCGATGTGGGTATTGGCGCATTCATCACGGCTGCGCTGTTTATATTGGGCAAATATTTGATTGCCTTGTATATATCGACTGCTAATCCAGGCTCAGCCTTTGGGGCGGCGGGCTCGGCCATCGTGCTGCTGGTATGGGTCAACTACTCGTCGCTCATCATCTTCTACGGGGCCGAGTTCACCCAGGAGTTTGCCGATGCCTACGGCCAGAAAGTGCAGCCCAAGTCCCACGCCGTGCGCGTCGAGCTGAAGGAAATAGCCCCCGGCGAGTCGGCCAATGACAAGGCTACCGGCCGGCCGCCAAGCACGGGCAGCTGGGGCGGGTAG